In a single window of the Scyliorhinus canicula chromosome 1, sScyCan1.1, whole genome shotgun sequence genome:
- the LOC119965864 gene encoding scaffold attachment factor B2-like, which translates to MSVRVKESSERESSKRENLLRESVFRERKSSERANLQRENLQRESIFRERERGSSERENLQRENLQKENLQREIIFRERDSSERIFRVRDSSE; encoded by the exons ATGAGTGTGAG AGTGAAAGAATCTTCGGAGAGAGAATCATCTAAGAGAGAGAATCTTCTTAGAGAGAGTGTCTTCAGAGAGAGAAAATCTTCAGAGAGAGcgaatcttcagagagagaatcttcagCGAGAGAgtatcttcagagagagag AGAGAGgatcttcagagagagagaatcttcagagagagaatcttcagaaagagaatcttcagagagag AtaatcttcagagagagagactcttcagagagaatcttcagagtGAGAGattcttcagag